Proteins co-encoded in one Listeria ivanovii subsp. ivanovii genomic window:
- the pheT gene encoding phenylalanine--tRNA ligase subunit beta, with the protein MLVSYNWVKEFFEEFPLSAEELGEAITRTGIEIEGVEELSASLKNVVVGEVLTCERHPDAEKLNKCIVQTDEAEPVQIICGAPNVAAGQKVIVAKVGARLPGGLKIKRAKLRGEVSEGMICSLAELGFESKVVPKAYAEGIYVLPEHVEVGVSAIHLLGLDDAILDMAITPNRADALSMTGVAHEVGAIIHQKPAQPTQPDVSEKGKADSFLTVEVENPMETPYYAIKMVENITIKESPLWLQTKLMKAGIRPHNNVVDVTNYINLLYGQPLHSFDYDKIGSKKIIVRSAKEQEEITTLDGEKRKLQAGHTVITNGTDPIAIAGVMGGESSEVTANTTTVALEGAIFSSSSIGKASRELYLRTEASIRYDKGSDAWKVEKALAHGGALIAELSGGTLVGGVVEVDNREKAINKIETSLTRINRILGTAITLSEIETIFNRLGFVLEVKEDTLMIEVPSRRWDITIEADILEEVARIYGYDEIPVTLPATSTTGGLSDSQKARRVMRAYLEGAGLNQALTYSLTSKKEATRLALSNEKTVALSMPMSEEHSHLRTSIVPQLIRSASYNIARKNMDVALYEMGTVFYATEGDNLPIEQEHLAGLITGNWHEADWQKTPKPVDFFVLKGIVEGLVKKLGIKAELVWKQTEKEELHPGRTASIYIEGKEIGYLGGVHPAVEANADLKETYVFELNVEALLGAAKEKVVYQPIPRYPEMTRDLALLVDKNTNHATIAEVIKAHGGKLLVDIELFDIFEGESLGENKKSLAYTLTFLDSERTLVEEDVQKATNKVVDALKEKLNAVIR; encoded by the coding sequence ATGTTAGTTTCATATAATTGGGTCAAAGAATTTTTTGAGGAGTTCCCGTTATCTGCAGAAGAGCTAGGAGAAGCAATTACAAGAACTGGAATTGAAATTGAAGGTGTGGAAGAATTAAGCGCTAGTTTAAAAAATGTCGTTGTTGGAGAAGTTTTAACCTGCGAACGTCACCCTGATGCAGAAAAACTAAATAAATGTATCGTTCAAACAGATGAAGCAGAACCTGTGCAAATCATTTGCGGGGCTCCAAATGTGGCAGCTGGACAAAAAGTCATTGTTGCTAAAGTAGGCGCAAGACTTCCTGGTGGACTTAAAATCAAACGTGCTAAATTACGCGGCGAAGTATCAGAAGGAATGATTTGTTCACTGGCAGAATTGGGTTTTGAAAGTAAAGTAGTTCCTAAAGCTTATGCAGAGGGAATTTATGTGTTACCTGAACATGTAGAAGTAGGCGTGAGTGCTATTCATTTACTTGGTCTAGATGATGCAATTTTGGATATGGCGATTACACCTAACCGTGCAGATGCCTTAAGTATGACCGGGGTAGCGCATGAAGTCGGGGCAATTATCCACCAAAAACCAGCACAACCAACTCAACCCGATGTATCTGAAAAAGGAAAAGCAGATTCTTTTTTAACGGTAGAAGTGGAAAATCCTATGGAAACACCTTATTATGCCATCAAAATGGTGGAAAATATTACGATTAAAGAATCACCGCTTTGGCTACAAACGAAACTAATGAAAGCGGGAATACGTCCACACAATAATGTAGTTGATGTTACTAACTATATCAATTTATTATATGGTCAACCACTTCATTCATTTGATTACGACAAAATTGGTAGTAAAAAAATTATTGTTCGTTCTGCCAAAGAACAAGAAGAAATAACTACTTTAGATGGTGAAAAACGTAAACTTCAAGCCGGTCATACGGTTATTACTAATGGAACCGATCCGATTGCCATTGCAGGTGTAATGGGCGGGGAGTCTTCTGAAGTTACAGCAAATACAACAACTGTAGCATTAGAAGGCGCTATTTTCAGTAGCTCCTCTATTGGTAAAGCTTCCAGAGAATTATATTTACGTACAGAAGCAAGCATTCGTTATGACAAAGGATCTGACGCTTGGAAAGTAGAGAAAGCACTTGCTCATGGTGGGGCGCTTATCGCTGAACTGAGCGGAGGAACGCTTGTAGGTGGTGTTGTCGAAGTAGATAACCGTGAAAAAGCAATCAATAAAATCGAAACAAGCTTAACTCGGATTAATCGCATTTTAGGAACAGCTATTACACTTTCTGAAATCGAAACCATTTTTAATCGACTAGGCTTTGTACTTGAAGTAAAAGAAGATACACTCATGATTGAAGTACCATCTAGACGTTGGGATATTACAATCGAAGCCGATATTTTAGAAGAGGTAGCACGTATTTATGGCTACGATGAAATTCCGGTTACACTTCCTGCAACGAGCACAACTGGCGGCTTATCGGATAGCCAAAAAGCTCGTCGTGTCATGCGTGCTTATTTAGAAGGAGCTGGGCTTAACCAGGCATTAACTTATTCGCTAACTTCTAAAAAAGAAGCGACTCGTTTAGCTTTATCCAATGAAAAAACAGTTGCACTTTCGATGCCAATGAGTGAAGAACATAGCCATTTAAGAACAAGTATCGTACCACAATTAATTCGAAGTGCAAGTTATAATATTGCCCGTAAAAATATGGACGTGGCACTTTACGAAATGGGAACCGTGTTTTATGCAACAGAAGGCGATAATTTACCAATTGAACAAGAGCATTTGGCCGGATTAATTACTGGCAACTGGCACGAGGCGGACTGGCAAAAAACACCAAAGCCAGTAGACTTTTTTGTCCTAAAAGGAATTGTCGAAGGTTTAGTGAAAAAATTAGGTATAAAAGCAGAGTTAGTATGGAAACAAACAGAGAAAGAAGAACTACATCCTGGAAGAACCGCAAGTATTTATATAGAAGGAAAAGAAATTGGTTACTTGGGTGGAGTTCATCCGGCTGTAGAAGCAAATGCTGATTTAAAAGAAACCTATGTATTTGAATTGAACGTAGAAGCTTTACTTGGAGCTGCCAAAGAAAAAGTAGTTTATCAGCCAATTCCTCGCTATCCAGAAATGACTCGCGACTTAGCTTTACTAGTAGATAAAAATACCAATCATGCGACTATTGCAGAAGTAATTAAAGCGCATGGTGGTAAGTTATTAGTGGATATCGAGTTATTTGATATTTTTGAAGGAGAAAGCCTTGGCGAAAACAAAAAATCGTTAGCTTATACGTTAACTTTCCTTGATAGCGAAAGAACACTGGTCGAAGAAGATGTACAAAAAGCAACCAACAAAGTAGTAGACGCGTTGAAAGAAAAATTAAACGCGGTTATTCGTTAA